One window of Anaerolineales bacterium genomic DNA carries:
- a CDS encoding CpaF family protein, producing the protein MSLLRRIEQGQGSGSQQTPSSPAQVPPKTGGEGQGTSGGGGDSSRLSSLQARRVSAPITSPQAGSYFDLKTRVQNKLLAEIDPSMDVTRTDEVRRTIQNLFEQILTEENIVLSRPERARLFEQISAEILGFGPLQSLLEDDTITEIMVNGPKNVYIERKGKVHRVPITFENNDHVMRIIDRIVAPLGRRIDESSPYVDARLPDGSRVNAVIPPISLVGPVLTIRKFSKNPITVDQMIQFGSVSPESVQFLKACVEARLNIIISGGTGSGKTTLLNVLSGFIPSDERIITIENAAELQLRQEHVVTLESRPPNIEGRGEITIRDLVINALRMRPERIIVGECRGGETLDMLQAMNTGHDGSMTTAHANSPRDALARIETMCLMAGMDLPVRAIREQVASAVDVICQQERMRDGTRKVVTIAEVSGMEGDVITMTDIFIFEQTGTENGRIVGRLRPTGLRPKFMDKIEAAGIHLPPSIFGIGERRRY; encoded by the coding sequence ATGTCTTTATTGAGACGCATAGAACAGGGGCAGGGATCGGGGAGTCAGCAGACACCCAGTTCACCAGCGCAGGTTCCGCCGAAGACGGGAGGCGAAGGTCAGGGGACTTCCGGAGGCGGAGGCGATTCATCACGACTATCCTCCCTCCAAGCCAGGAGGGTCAGCGCGCCGATCACGTCACCCCAGGCTGGCTCTTATTTCGACCTCAAAACCCGGGTGCAAAACAAACTCCTTGCCGAGATCGATCCGTCGATGGATGTCACAAGGACCGATGAGGTTCGCCGTACCATCCAAAACCTGTTCGAGCAGATCCTGACCGAAGAAAACATCGTACTTTCGCGTCCCGAACGCGCGAGACTGTTCGAACAAATATCGGCGGAAATCCTCGGTTTCGGTCCGTTGCAGTCCCTTCTCGAAGACGACACGATCACTGAAATCATGGTGAACGGACCCAAGAATGTTTATATCGAACGCAAGGGTAAAGTGCATCGCGTTCCGATCACGTTTGAAAACAACGATCACGTCATGCGGATCATCGACCGCATCGTTGCTCCGCTTGGACGCCGTATCGACGAATCGAGCCCATACGTGGACGCCCGCCTTCCTGACGGTTCCCGCGTCAATGCCGTCATTCCGCCCATTTCGCTTGTGGGACCGGTCCTGACGATCCGTAAATTTTCCAAGAACCCCATTACGGTGGACCAGATGATCCAATTCGGGTCGGTCAGTCCTGAATCGGTGCAATTTCTCAAGGCTTGCGTCGAAGCGCGGCTTAACATCATCATTTCCGGCGGTACCGGTTCAGGTAAAACGACCCTGTTGAATGTTCTTTCGGGTTTCATTCCATCCGACGAGCGCATCATTACCATCGAAAACGCCGCAGAATTGCAGTTGCGCCAGGAGCATGTGGTCACCCTTGAATCCCGCCCTCCGAACATCGAAGGCCGCGGTGAAATAACGATCCGCGACCTGGTGATCAACGCCCTCCGTATGCGCCCTGAACGCATCATTGTCGGCGAATGTCGCGGTGGCGAGACCCTGGATATGCTTCAAGCAATGAACACCGGCCATGACGGCTCGATGACGACCGCTCATGCCAACTCGCCTCGCGACGCTTTGGCTCGTATCGAAACCATGTGTTTGATGGCCGGCATGGACCTGCCTGTGAGGGCGATCCGAGAACAGGTGGCAAGCGCGGTGGATGTCATTTGCCAACAGGAACGCATGCGTGACGGCACCCGTAAGGTGGTTACCATCGCCGAGGTGAGCGGCATGGAAGGTGATGTGATCACCATGACCGATATTTTCATATTTGAACAGACGGGTACGGAGAACGGACGCATTGTCGGCCGGCTTCGCCCGACAGGCTTGCGACCTAAGTTCATGGACAAGATCGAGGCGGCGGGCATCCACTTACCGCCCTCCATATTCGGCATTGGCGAACGAAGACGATACTAA